The Raphanus sativus cultivar WK10039 chromosome 2, ASM80110v3, whole genome shotgun sequence genome includes a region encoding these proteins:
- the LOC108840178 gene encoding cysteine-rich receptor-like protein kinase 10 isoform X1: MSAFTYVIFFFLLSSSLAVCAQNHTYVYHDCPNTTTYSSNSTYSTNLRTLLSSLSSRNASYSSGFQNASSGQAPDRVTGLFLCRGDLSPEVCSSCVAFSVNDSFTRCPNEREAVLYYDECMLRYSHRHILSALTRAGEKDSSKEQKIPSNQLERFSNVLMATLNQAVTDAVKSSRKFDARKAYVTESLTVYGLVQCTPDMTRQDCMTCLQISINQLPIDRIGGRFILANCNSRFETYPFYNETAVKSPQPSPPPPRVSAPARPGKDAKSNVLVVPIVVSTIAVVLLLITGYCFLTKRKEEAYGTAPATDDFHCAKGDEISNPDSLQLDYKIIQAATNDFSESNNIGRGGSGEVYKGTFPNGTEVAVKRLSKTSGQGETEFKNEVAVVAKLQHRNLVRLFGFSLEGKERILVYEYVPNKNLDYFLFDPAKERQLDWNHRYKIIGGIARGILYLHQDSRLTIIHRNLKASNILLDADMNPKVADFGMAMIFGMDQTKESTKRIVGTYGYMSPEYAMHGQYSMKSDAYSFGVLVLEIVSGKRNNNFFERDGARDLVTYAWKLWRNKTPLDLVAPVIRHNCQINKVVQCIHVGLLCVQEDPANRPTLSTIVMMLSSNTVTLPVPKQPKFFAQSRPQKDLTDSEQSTKSNSVPWSIDDALITELYPR; the protein is encoded by the exons atgtcGGCTTTCACCTATGTCATATTCTTTTTCCTCTTGTCATCATCCCTCGCAGTTTGTGCTCAAAACCATACTTATGTTTACCATGACTGTCCGAATACCACAACTTACTCAAGCAACAGCACTTACTCCACCAATCTCAGAACCCTTttgtcttctctctcttcccGCAACGCTTCCTACTCCTCCGGATTCCAAAACGCCTCATCCGGACAAGCCCCCGACAGAGTCACCGGACTCTTCCTCTGCCGTGGAGACCTCTCGCCGGAAGTTTGCAGCAGCTGCGTCGCCTTCTCCGTCAACGACTCATTCACTCGTTGTCCGAATGAGAGAGAAGCAGTGCTCTATTACGACGAGTGCATGCTCAGATACTCTCACCGGCATATTCTCTCGGCCCTCACAAGAGCTGGTGAAAAGGACTCTAGTAAGGAACAGAAGATTCCATCTAACCAATTAGAACGATTCAGCAATGTGCTCATGGCCACCCTGAACCAAGCCGTCACGGATGCGGTGAAAAGTTCTAGAAAGTTCGATGCGCGGAAAGCTTATGTCACAGAATCTCTGACTGTTTACGGGCTGGTTCAGTGCACTCCCGACATGACTAGACAAGATTGTATGACTTGTCTGCAAATATCCATCAATCAGTTACCTATAGACAGGATCGGAGGAAGATTTATTTTGGCGAACTGTAATTCAAGATTCGAGACTTACCCGTTCTACAACGAAACCGCCGTTAAATCCCCACaaccatcaccaccaccaccacgggTTTCGGCTCCTGCACGACCTG GGAAAGATGCGAAATCAAACGTGTTAGTTGTACCCATTGTTGTGTCAACTATAGCGGTTGTTCTGCTTTTGATAACTGGTTATTGTTTCTTAACAAAGAGGAAGGAGGAAGCTTATGGTACAGCACCTGCAACTGATG ACTTTCATTGTGCAAAAGGAGATGAAATATCAAACCCAGACTCGCTGCAATTGGACTATAAAATAATTCAAGCTGCAACAAATGATTTTTCAGAGAGTAACAATATTGGTCGAGGTGGATCTGGCGAGGTTTACAAG GGTACATTTCCAAATGGGACTGAAGTTGCGGTAAAGAGATTGTCGAAAACTTCAGGACAAGGTGAAACAGAGTTTAAGAACGAGGTTGCAGTTGTTGCAAAGCTTCAGCATAGAAATCTGGTTAGGCTTTTTGGATTTTCTCTAGAAGGAAAAGAGAGGATACTGGTCTATGAGTATGTGCCTAACAAAAATCTTGATTACTTCCTCTTTG ACCCTGCTAAGGAACGTCAGCTGGACTGGAATCACCGGTACAAGATCATTGGTGGAATTGCTAGAGGGATTCTTTATCTTCATCAAGATTCACGACTTACAATTATACACCGTAACCTCAAAGCGAGTAACATTCTCCTTGATGCGGATATGAATCCGAAAGTTGCTGATTTTGGAATGGCAATGATCTTTGGAATGGACCAGACCAAGGAGAGCACAAAGAGGATAGTTGGTACTTA CGGCTACATGTCTCCTGAATATGCGATGCATGGCCAGTACTCAATGAAATCTGATGCCTATAGCTTCGGAGTGTTAGTTCTTGAGATTGTAAGCGGCAAAAGAAATAACAACTTCTTTGAGAGAGACGGTGCACGAGACTTGGTCACATAC GCGTGGAAGCTGTGGAGGAACAAGACACCGTTAGATCTAGTGGCTCCGGTTATCAGACATAATTGCCAGATAAATAAAGTGGTTCAATGCATCCATGTCGGTCTTTTATGTGTGCAAGAAGATCCTGCCAATCGTCCAACCTTATCAACCATTGTTATGATGCTCAGTAGTAACACCGTAACTTTACCAGTGCCTAAGCAACCAAAGTTTTTTGCTCAGAGTAGACCCCAAAAAGATCTGACTGATTCAGAACAATCTACTAAAAGCAACTCTGTCCCTTGGTCGATTGACGACGCATTAATCACTGAATTATATCCTCGttga
- the LOC108840178 gene encoding cysteine-rich receptor-like protein kinase 10 isoform X2: protein MSAFTYVIFFFLLSSSLAVCAQNHTYVYHDCPNTTTYSSNSTYSTNLRTLLSSLSSRNASYSSGFQNASSGQAPDRVTGLFLCRGDLSPEVCSSCVAFSVNDSFTRCPNEREAVLYYDECMLRYSHRHILSALTRAGEKDSSKEQKIPSNQLERFSNVLMATLNQAVTDAVKSSRKFDARKAYVTESLTVYGLVQCTPDMTRQDCMTCLQISINQLPIDRIGGRFILANCNSRFETYPFYNETAVKSPQPSPPPPRVSAPARPGKDAKSNVLVVPIVVSTIAVVLLLITGYCFLTKRKEEAYGTAPATDGDEISNPDSLQLDYKIIQAATNDFSESNNIGRGGSGEVYKGTFPNGTEVAVKRLSKTSGQGETEFKNEVAVVAKLQHRNLVRLFGFSLEGKERILVYEYVPNKNLDYFLFDPAKERQLDWNHRYKIIGGIARGILYLHQDSRLTIIHRNLKASNILLDADMNPKVADFGMAMIFGMDQTKESTKRIVGTYGYMSPEYAMHGQYSMKSDAYSFGVLVLEIVSGKRNNNFFERDGARDLVTYAWKLWRNKTPLDLVAPVIRHNCQINKVVQCIHVGLLCVQEDPANRPTLSTIVMMLSSNTVTLPVPKQPKFFAQSRPQKDLTDSEQSTKSNSVPWSIDDALITELYPR from the exons atgtcGGCTTTCACCTATGTCATATTCTTTTTCCTCTTGTCATCATCCCTCGCAGTTTGTGCTCAAAACCATACTTATGTTTACCATGACTGTCCGAATACCACAACTTACTCAAGCAACAGCACTTACTCCACCAATCTCAGAACCCTTttgtcttctctctcttcccGCAACGCTTCCTACTCCTCCGGATTCCAAAACGCCTCATCCGGACAAGCCCCCGACAGAGTCACCGGACTCTTCCTCTGCCGTGGAGACCTCTCGCCGGAAGTTTGCAGCAGCTGCGTCGCCTTCTCCGTCAACGACTCATTCACTCGTTGTCCGAATGAGAGAGAAGCAGTGCTCTATTACGACGAGTGCATGCTCAGATACTCTCACCGGCATATTCTCTCGGCCCTCACAAGAGCTGGTGAAAAGGACTCTAGTAAGGAACAGAAGATTCCATCTAACCAATTAGAACGATTCAGCAATGTGCTCATGGCCACCCTGAACCAAGCCGTCACGGATGCGGTGAAAAGTTCTAGAAAGTTCGATGCGCGGAAAGCTTATGTCACAGAATCTCTGACTGTTTACGGGCTGGTTCAGTGCACTCCCGACATGACTAGACAAGATTGTATGACTTGTCTGCAAATATCCATCAATCAGTTACCTATAGACAGGATCGGAGGAAGATTTATTTTGGCGAACTGTAATTCAAGATTCGAGACTTACCCGTTCTACAACGAAACCGCCGTTAAATCCCCACaaccatcaccaccaccaccacgggTTTCGGCTCCTGCACGACCTG GGAAAGATGCGAAATCAAACGTGTTAGTTGTACCCATTGTTGTGTCAACTATAGCGGTTGTTCTGCTTTTGATAACTGGTTATTGTTTCTTAACAAAGAGGAAGGAGGAAGCTTATGGTACAGCACCTGCAACTGATG GAGATGAAATATCAAACCCAGACTCGCTGCAATTGGACTATAAAATAATTCAAGCTGCAACAAATGATTTTTCAGAGAGTAACAATATTGGTCGAGGTGGATCTGGCGAGGTTTACAAG GGTACATTTCCAAATGGGACTGAAGTTGCGGTAAAGAGATTGTCGAAAACTTCAGGACAAGGTGAAACAGAGTTTAAGAACGAGGTTGCAGTTGTTGCAAAGCTTCAGCATAGAAATCTGGTTAGGCTTTTTGGATTTTCTCTAGAAGGAAAAGAGAGGATACTGGTCTATGAGTATGTGCCTAACAAAAATCTTGATTACTTCCTCTTTG ACCCTGCTAAGGAACGTCAGCTGGACTGGAATCACCGGTACAAGATCATTGGTGGAATTGCTAGAGGGATTCTTTATCTTCATCAAGATTCACGACTTACAATTATACACCGTAACCTCAAAGCGAGTAACATTCTCCTTGATGCGGATATGAATCCGAAAGTTGCTGATTTTGGAATGGCAATGATCTTTGGAATGGACCAGACCAAGGAGAGCACAAAGAGGATAGTTGGTACTTA CGGCTACATGTCTCCTGAATATGCGATGCATGGCCAGTACTCAATGAAATCTGATGCCTATAGCTTCGGAGTGTTAGTTCTTGAGATTGTAAGCGGCAAAAGAAATAACAACTTCTTTGAGAGAGACGGTGCACGAGACTTGGTCACATAC GCGTGGAAGCTGTGGAGGAACAAGACACCGTTAGATCTAGTGGCTCCGGTTATCAGACATAATTGCCAGATAAATAAAGTGGTTCAATGCATCCATGTCGGTCTTTTATGTGTGCAAGAAGATCCTGCCAATCGTCCAACCTTATCAACCATTGTTATGATGCTCAGTAGTAACACCGTAACTTTACCAGTGCCTAAGCAACCAAAGTTTTTTGCTCAGAGTAGACCCCAAAAAGATCTGACTGATTCAGAACAATCTACTAAAAGCAACTCTGTCCCTTGGTCGATTGACGACGCATTAATCACTGAATTATATCCTCGttga
- the LOC108840184 gene encoding cysteine-rich receptor-like protein kinase 10 isoform X3, which yields MAAHTYVILFFLLSSSLAVCAQNHTYVYHDCPNTTTYSSNSTYSTNLRTLLSSLSSRNASYSTGFQTAASGQAPNRVTGLFLWRGDLSPEVCRSCVAFSVNDSLARCPNEREAVLYYDECMLRYSHRTILSTLSRNGEAVFRNDTVIPSDQFELFSNVLMSNLSQAVTDAVSSPRKFDARKAEFTAAQTVYLLVQCTPDLTNQDCLTCLQISFNQLPQDKVGGRFILPSCNSRFEIYPFYNQTAVKALSPPPPPVSAPPRTAGKDGKSNVSVVAIVVPVIVVVLLLIAGYCFLTKRKKEAYDTAPASDDEISSADSLQLDYRTIQAATNDFSESNNIGRGGFGAVYKGIFPNGTEVAVKRLSKTSGQGEAEFKNEVAVVAKLQHRNLVKLLGFCLEGKERILVYEYVPNKSLDYFLFDPAKEGQLDWNHRYKIIGGIARGILYLHQDSRLTIIHRDLKASNILLDADMNPKVADFGMARIFGNQTEESTRRIVGTYGYMSPEYAMRGQYSMKSDVYSFGVLVLEIISGKKNNSFLETDGARDLVTYAWNLWRNKTPLDLVAPVIVNNCQINKVVRCIHIRLLCVQEDPVDRPTSSTIVIMLSSNTVTLPVPKQPMFSAQSRPKKDLLDSEQSTKSNSVPWSIDDASITELYPH from the exons atggCGGCTCACACctatgtcatattatttttcctCTTGTCATCATCCCTCGCAGTTTGTGCTCAAAACCATACTTATGTTTACCATGACTGTCCGAATACCACAACTTACTCAAGCAACAGCACTTACTCCACCAATCTCAGAACCCTTttgtcttctctctcttcccGCAACGCCTCCTACTCCACCGGATTCCAAACCGCCGCATCAGGACAAGCCCCCAACAGAGTCACCGGACTTTTCCTCTGGCGTGGAGACCTCTCGCCGGAAGTTTGCCGCAGCTGCGTCGCCTTCTCCGTCAACGACTCACTCGCTCGTTGCCCGAATGAGAGAGAAGCCGTGCTCTATTACGACGAGTGCATGCTCAGATACTCTCACCGGACTATTCTCTCGACCCTTTCAAGAAATGGTGAAGCTGTCTTTCGGAATGACACGGTGATTCCATCTGATCAGTTCGAACTATTCAGTAATGTGCTCATGTCCAACCTCAGCCAAGCCGTCACCGACGCGGTGTCAAGTCCTAGAAAATTCGATGCGAGAAAAGCTGAGTTCACAGCAGCTCAGACTGTTTACTTACTAGTTCAGTGCACTCCTGATCTGACCAATCAAGATTGTTTGACTTGTCTCCAAATATCATTCAATCAGTTACCTCAAGACAAGGTTGGAGGACGTTTTATTTTGCCGAGTTGTAATTCAAGATTCGAGATATACCCGTTCTACAACCAAACCGCCGTTAAAGCCttgtcaccaccaccaccaccggtttcAGCTCCTCCAAGAACTG CAGGGAAAGATGGGAAATCAAACGTGTCAGTTGTAGCCATTGTTGTGCCAGTTATAGTGGTTGTTCTGCTTTTGATAGCTGGTTATTGTTTCTTaacaaagaggaagaaggaggCTTATGATACAGCACCTGCATCTGATG ATGAAATATCAAGCGCAGACTCGCTGCAACTGGATTATAGAACGATTCAAGCTGCAACAAATGATTTTTCAGAGAGTAACAATATTGGTCGAGGTGGTTTTGGTGCGGTTTACAAG GGTATATTTCCGAATGGGACTGAAGTAGCAGTAAAGAGATTGTCGAAAACTTCAGGACAAGGTGAAGCAGAGTTTAAGAACGAGGTTGCAGTTGTTGCAAAGCTTCAGCACAGAAATCTGGTTAAGCTTCTTGGATTTTGTCTAGAAGGAAAAGAGAGGATACTGGTCTATGAGTATGTGCCTAACAAAAGCCTCGATTACTTCCTCTTTG ACCCTGCTAAGGAAGGTCAGCTAGACTGGAATCACCGGTACAAGATCATTGGTGGAATTGCTAGAGGGATTCTTTATCTTCATCAAGATTCACGACTCACAATCATACACCGTGACCTCAAAGCAAGTAACATTCTCCTTGATGCTGATATGAATCCGAAAGTTGCTGATTTTGGAATGGCAAGAATATTTGGAAACCAAACCGAGGAGAGTACAAGGAGGATAGTTGGTACTTA TGGTTACATGTCTCCTGAGTATGCGATGCGTGGCCAGTACTCAATGAAATCTGATGTCTATAGCTTCGGAGTGTTAGTTCTTGAGATTATAAGCGGCAAGAAAAATAACAGCTTTTTGGAGACAGACGGAGCACGAGACTTGGTCACATAC GCCTGGAATCTCTGGAGGAACAAGACACCTTTAGATCTTGTGGCTCCGGTTATCGTAAATAATTGCCAGATAAATAAAGTGGTTCGATGCATCCATATCCGTCTTTTATGTGTTCAAGAAGATCCTGTGGACCGTCCAACCTCATCAACCATTGTTATAATGCTCAGTAGTAACACTGTGACTTTACCAGTGCCTAAGCAACCAATGTTTTCCGCTCAGAGTAGACCCAAAAAAGACCTGCTTGATTCAGAACAATCTACTAAAAGCAACTCTGTCCCTTGGTCGATTGACGACGCATCAATCACTGAATTATATCCTCATTGA
- the LOC108840184 gene encoding cysteine-rich receptor-like protein kinase 10 isoform X2, which translates to MAAHTYVILFFLLSSSLAVCAQNHTYVYHDCPNTTTYSSNSTYSTNLRTLLSSLSSRNASYSTGFQTAASGQAPNRVTGLFLWRGDLSPEVCRSCVAFSVNDSLARCPNEREAVLYYDECMLRYSHRTILSTLSRNGEAVFRNDTVIPSDQFELFSNVLMSNLSQAVTDAVSSPRKFDARKAEFTAAQTVYLLVQCTPDLTNQDCLTCLQISFNQLPQDKVGGRFILPSCNSRFEIYPFYNQTAVKALSPPPPPVSAPPRTGKDGKSNVSVVAIVVPVIVVVLLLIAGYCFLTKRKKEAYDTAPASDGDEISSADSLQLDYRTIQAATNDFSESNNIGRGGFGAVYKGIFPNGTEVAVKRLSKTSGQGEAEFKNEVAVVAKLQHRNLVKLLGFCLEGKERILVYEYVPNKSLDYFLFDPAKEGQLDWNHRYKIIGGIARGILYLHQDSRLTIIHRDLKASNILLDADMNPKVADFGMARIFGNQTEESTRRIVGTYGYMSPEYAMRGQYSMKSDVYSFGVLVLEIISGKKNNSFLETDGARDLVTYAWNLWRNKTPLDLVAPVIVNNCQINKVVRCIHIRLLCVQEDPVDRPTSSTIVIMLSSNTVTLPVPKQPMFSAQSRPKKDLLDSEQSTKSNSVPWSIDDASITELYPH; encoded by the exons atggCGGCTCACACctatgtcatattatttttcctCTTGTCATCATCCCTCGCAGTTTGTGCTCAAAACCATACTTATGTTTACCATGACTGTCCGAATACCACAACTTACTCAAGCAACAGCACTTACTCCACCAATCTCAGAACCCTTttgtcttctctctcttcccGCAACGCCTCCTACTCCACCGGATTCCAAACCGCCGCATCAGGACAAGCCCCCAACAGAGTCACCGGACTTTTCCTCTGGCGTGGAGACCTCTCGCCGGAAGTTTGCCGCAGCTGCGTCGCCTTCTCCGTCAACGACTCACTCGCTCGTTGCCCGAATGAGAGAGAAGCCGTGCTCTATTACGACGAGTGCATGCTCAGATACTCTCACCGGACTATTCTCTCGACCCTTTCAAGAAATGGTGAAGCTGTCTTTCGGAATGACACGGTGATTCCATCTGATCAGTTCGAACTATTCAGTAATGTGCTCATGTCCAACCTCAGCCAAGCCGTCACCGACGCGGTGTCAAGTCCTAGAAAATTCGATGCGAGAAAAGCTGAGTTCACAGCAGCTCAGACTGTTTACTTACTAGTTCAGTGCACTCCTGATCTGACCAATCAAGATTGTTTGACTTGTCTCCAAATATCATTCAATCAGTTACCTCAAGACAAGGTTGGAGGACGTTTTATTTTGCCGAGTTGTAATTCAAGATTCGAGATATACCCGTTCTACAACCAAACCGCCGTTAAAGCCttgtcaccaccaccaccaccggtttcAGCTCCTCCAAGAACTG GGAAAGATGGGAAATCAAACGTGTCAGTTGTAGCCATTGTTGTGCCAGTTATAGTGGTTGTTCTGCTTTTGATAGCTGGTTATTGTTTCTTaacaaagaggaagaaggaggCTTATGATACAGCACCTGCATCTGATG GAGATGAAATATCAAGCGCAGACTCGCTGCAACTGGATTATAGAACGATTCAAGCTGCAACAAATGATTTTTCAGAGAGTAACAATATTGGTCGAGGTGGTTTTGGTGCGGTTTACAAG GGTATATTTCCGAATGGGACTGAAGTAGCAGTAAAGAGATTGTCGAAAACTTCAGGACAAGGTGAAGCAGAGTTTAAGAACGAGGTTGCAGTTGTTGCAAAGCTTCAGCACAGAAATCTGGTTAAGCTTCTTGGATTTTGTCTAGAAGGAAAAGAGAGGATACTGGTCTATGAGTATGTGCCTAACAAAAGCCTCGATTACTTCCTCTTTG ACCCTGCTAAGGAAGGTCAGCTAGACTGGAATCACCGGTACAAGATCATTGGTGGAATTGCTAGAGGGATTCTTTATCTTCATCAAGATTCACGACTCACAATCATACACCGTGACCTCAAAGCAAGTAACATTCTCCTTGATGCTGATATGAATCCGAAAGTTGCTGATTTTGGAATGGCAAGAATATTTGGAAACCAAACCGAGGAGAGTACAAGGAGGATAGTTGGTACTTA TGGTTACATGTCTCCTGAGTATGCGATGCGTGGCCAGTACTCAATGAAATCTGATGTCTATAGCTTCGGAGTGTTAGTTCTTGAGATTATAAGCGGCAAGAAAAATAACAGCTTTTTGGAGACAGACGGAGCACGAGACTTGGTCACATAC GCCTGGAATCTCTGGAGGAACAAGACACCTTTAGATCTTGTGGCTCCGGTTATCGTAAATAATTGCCAGATAAATAAAGTGGTTCGATGCATCCATATCCGTCTTTTATGTGTTCAAGAAGATCCTGTGGACCGTCCAACCTCATCAACCATTGTTATAATGCTCAGTAGTAACACTGTGACTTTACCAGTGCCTAAGCAACCAATGTTTTCCGCTCAGAGTAGACCCAAAAAAGACCTGCTTGATTCAGAACAATCTACTAAAAGCAACTCTGTCCCTTGGTCGATTGACGACGCATCAATCACTGAATTATATCCTCATTGA
- the LOC108840184 gene encoding cysteine-rich receptor-like protein kinase 10 isoform X1 gives MAAHTYVILFFLLSSSLAVCAQNHTYVYHDCPNTTTYSSNSTYSTNLRTLLSSLSSRNASYSTGFQTAASGQAPNRVTGLFLWRGDLSPEVCRSCVAFSVNDSLARCPNEREAVLYYDECMLRYSHRTILSTLSRNGEAVFRNDTVIPSDQFELFSNVLMSNLSQAVTDAVSSPRKFDARKAEFTAAQTVYLLVQCTPDLTNQDCLTCLQISFNQLPQDKVGGRFILPSCNSRFEIYPFYNQTAVKALSPPPPPVSAPPRTAGKDGKSNVSVVAIVVPVIVVVLLLIAGYCFLTKRKKEAYDTAPASDGDEISSADSLQLDYRTIQAATNDFSESNNIGRGGFGAVYKGIFPNGTEVAVKRLSKTSGQGEAEFKNEVAVVAKLQHRNLVKLLGFCLEGKERILVYEYVPNKSLDYFLFDPAKEGQLDWNHRYKIIGGIARGILYLHQDSRLTIIHRDLKASNILLDADMNPKVADFGMARIFGNQTEESTRRIVGTYGYMSPEYAMRGQYSMKSDVYSFGVLVLEIISGKKNNSFLETDGARDLVTYAWNLWRNKTPLDLVAPVIVNNCQINKVVRCIHIRLLCVQEDPVDRPTSSTIVIMLSSNTVTLPVPKQPMFSAQSRPKKDLLDSEQSTKSNSVPWSIDDASITELYPH, from the exons atggCGGCTCACACctatgtcatattatttttcctCTTGTCATCATCCCTCGCAGTTTGTGCTCAAAACCATACTTATGTTTACCATGACTGTCCGAATACCACAACTTACTCAAGCAACAGCACTTACTCCACCAATCTCAGAACCCTTttgtcttctctctcttcccGCAACGCCTCCTACTCCACCGGATTCCAAACCGCCGCATCAGGACAAGCCCCCAACAGAGTCACCGGACTTTTCCTCTGGCGTGGAGACCTCTCGCCGGAAGTTTGCCGCAGCTGCGTCGCCTTCTCCGTCAACGACTCACTCGCTCGTTGCCCGAATGAGAGAGAAGCCGTGCTCTATTACGACGAGTGCATGCTCAGATACTCTCACCGGACTATTCTCTCGACCCTTTCAAGAAATGGTGAAGCTGTCTTTCGGAATGACACGGTGATTCCATCTGATCAGTTCGAACTATTCAGTAATGTGCTCATGTCCAACCTCAGCCAAGCCGTCACCGACGCGGTGTCAAGTCCTAGAAAATTCGATGCGAGAAAAGCTGAGTTCACAGCAGCTCAGACTGTTTACTTACTAGTTCAGTGCACTCCTGATCTGACCAATCAAGATTGTTTGACTTGTCTCCAAATATCATTCAATCAGTTACCTCAAGACAAGGTTGGAGGACGTTTTATTTTGCCGAGTTGTAATTCAAGATTCGAGATATACCCGTTCTACAACCAAACCGCCGTTAAAGCCttgtcaccaccaccaccaccggtttcAGCTCCTCCAAGAACTG CAGGGAAAGATGGGAAATCAAACGTGTCAGTTGTAGCCATTGTTGTGCCAGTTATAGTGGTTGTTCTGCTTTTGATAGCTGGTTATTGTTTCTTaacaaagaggaagaaggaggCTTATGATACAGCACCTGCATCTGATG GAGATGAAATATCAAGCGCAGACTCGCTGCAACTGGATTATAGAACGATTCAAGCTGCAACAAATGATTTTTCAGAGAGTAACAATATTGGTCGAGGTGGTTTTGGTGCGGTTTACAAG GGTATATTTCCGAATGGGACTGAAGTAGCAGTAAAGAGATTGTCGAAAACTTCAGGACAAGGTGAAGCAGAGTTTAAGAACGAGGTTGCAGTTGTTGCAAAGCTTCAGCACAGAAATCTGGTTAAGCTTCTTGGATTTTGTCTAGAAGGAAAAGAGAGGATACTGGTCTATGAGTATGTGCCTAACAAAAGCCTCGATTACTTCCTCTTTG ACCCTGCTAAGGAAGGTCAGCTAGACTGGAATCACCGGTACAAGATCATTGGTGGAATTGCTAGAGGGATTCTTTATCTTCATCAAGATTCACGACTCACAATCATACACCGTGACCTCAAAGCAAGTAACATTCTCCTTGATGCTGATATGAATCCGAAAGTTGCTGATTTTGGAATGGCAAGAATATTTGGAAACCAAACCGAGGAGAGTACAAGGAGGATAGTTGGTACTTA TGGTTACATGTCTCCTGAGTATGCGATGCGTGGCCAGTACTCAATGAAATCTGATGTCTATAGCTTCGGAGTGTTAGTTCTTGAGATTATAAGCGGCAAGAAAAATAACAGCTTTTTGGAGACAGACGGAGCACGAGACTTGGTCACATAC GCCTGGAATCTCTGGAGGAACAAGACACCTTTAGATCTTGTGGCTCCGGTTATCGTAAATAATTGCCAGATAAATAAAGTGGTTCGATGCATCCATATCCGTCTTTTATGTGTTCAAGAAGATCCTGTGGACCGTCCAACCTCATCAACCATTGTTATAATGCTCAGTAGTAACACTGTGACTTTACCAGTGCCTAAGCAACCAATGTTTTCCGCTCAGAGTAGACCCAAAAAAGACCTGCTTGATTCAGAACAATCTACTAAAAGCAACTCTGTCCCTTGGTCGATTGACGACGCATCAATCACTGAATTATATCCTCATTGA